A genomic segment from Cygnus atratus isolate AKBS03 ecotype Queensland, Australia chromosome Z, CAtr_DNAZoo_HiC_assembly, whole genome shotgun sequence encodes:
- the LOC118253772 gene encoding riboflavin kinase-like isoform X1 → MRQLPYFCRGEVVKGFGRGSRQLGVPTGEPAGPFNRHRRAAGGANFSEQVVESFPSDISTGIYYGWACVGNGDVHKMVLSIGWNPFYKNTKKSVETHIIHTFKEDFYGEILSIAIIGYIRPEKNFDSLEALISAIQEDIEEAKRQLDLPEHRKLKEDNFFHPPGGKIVNNH, encoded by the exons ATGAGGCAGCTGCCGTACTTCTGCCGCGGGGAGGTGGTGAAGGGCTTCGGCCGGGGCTCCCGCCAGCTGGGCGTCCCCACCGGTGAGCCGGCCGGGCCGTTCAACCGCCACCGCCGGGCGgcgggaggag CAAACTTTTCTGAGCAAGTAGTTGAAAGCTTTCCGTCTGATATCTCTACCGGTATATACTATGGATGGGCCTGTGTTGGAAATGGAGATGTGCATAAAATGGTTTTGAGCATAGGATGGAATCCTTTCTATAAGAATACTAAGAAATCAGTG gAAACACACATTATCCACACCTTCAAAGAAGACTTCTATGGAGAAATTCTCAGCATAGCCATAATTGGGTATATTCGACCAGAAAAAAACTTTGATTCCTTAG aGGCACTCATTTCAGCAATTCAGGAAGACATTGAAGAAGCAAAAAGACAGCTAGATTTACCGGAACACCGTAAACTGAAGGAAGACAACTTCTTTCATCCACCAGGAGGCAAAATAGTAAACAACCACTGA
- the LOC118253772 gene encoding riboflavin kinase-like isoform X2, with product MRQLPYFCRGEVVKGFGRGSRQLGVPTANFSEQVVESFPSDISTGIYYGWACVGNGDVHKMVLSIGWNPFYKNTKKSVETHIIHTFKEDFYGEILSIAIIGYIRPEKNFDSLEALISAIQEDIEEAKRQLDLPEHRKLKEDNFFHPPGGKIVNNH from the exons ATGAGGCAGCTGCCGTACTTCTGCCGCGGGGAGGTGGTGAAGGGCTTCGGCCGGGGCTCCCGCCAGCTGGGCGTCCCCACCG CAAACTTTTCTGAGCAAGTAGTTGAAAGCTTTCCGTCTGATATCTCTACCGGTATATACTATGGATGGGCCTGTGTTGGAAATGGAGATGTGCATAAAATGGTTTTGAGCATAGGATGGAATCCTTTCTATAAGAATACTAAGAAATCAGTG gAAACACACATTATCCACACCTTCAAAGAAGACTTCTATGGAGAAATTCTCAGCATAGCCATAATTGGGTATATTCGACCAGAAAAAAACTTTGATTCCTTAG aGGCACTCATTTCAGCAATTCAGGAAGACATTGAAGAAGCAAAAAGACAGCTAGATTTACCGGAACACCGTAAACTGAAGGAAGACAACTTCTTTCATCCACCAGGAGGCAAAATAGTAAACAACCACTGA